The DNA segment GTAAAACAAACTTAAAAGACCAAATGTGACCACCAAATACGAATGAAAAAAAACACTGAGGGGCCAAATGTGACTATCAAACACTGTGCTAAATAGCAACGCACGACGAACAAATCCGagaaaaacgtaaaacaaaaacaaataaaaaactaaaattatTTAACCTTTGTGACACAATTATGAAAACTAAAGTtttgttacaaaatgaaaaatcataatgccaaaaaaaagacaaaaagacaaaaaatataaTATTCCTTCGTatgttattaaaattaaaattgagagatttaataataataataataataataataataataaaataataataaaaagattaaggataacaaaatactttttatatataatattaaaattgaaattaagagatttaataataataataataataataataataataataataataataataataataaggataaGGATAacaagatatttttaaataaaaataaaaatatatttgtgaAGTTGAAGGAGAAATTGACACGTGGCATTAATTGTaatcttttattaatatttagattagatttaatttttaaataaaaaaattcacAACCTGTGAGTATTCACAACTGATAACCTAGTACTCTAATATATCTATTGTTTTCATTTCTTAAAAGCAAATATAATAAATTAGTGACTTTTTCATGGGTGTTAACGATTCAGTTTGATCGGTTACGACTTATGACTACAATTAATTTTGAGGCAAACCACTAACTAAGgtcatggggtatggggcttgggttaggGGAAAACGTCCAAGGTActaccccgggtgggcttgggttggggcgtggcccttagggcttgggtttcaagccgggcgtggggcgggggaagCGAGCTGACATGGTGGGCTGTGTATGGCCAAAAGAAAAGAGCCGTTgagctagccgttggccaacggctatattaaaaaaaaaataatttttcactataaaactcacatttttcttccatttttaccacattcaaccacatcttctatacaTCTTCAATTCTCCTTCTACAAAATGAAAAAATGCATCCTTATAACCGTGCTTATGGCGAGTTATACATCGTATATCGGGAATCGTGTGTTTACTAACTTCTCACACATCGACGATTCGATACCTACCCCGTTTTCACAATCGCCCAtcgacctttcaccaacctccatcgacctttcacaaaacgaatccgttcccgaaactcaaccacccaatgatggtccttccgcatcgaaacccatcaaaaagagaagtcataggaaaaaaaccgaggcggataaagtagttgaaaccgccaaacaaaaacaacaaaaaagggtcgttgctgaagaagttgcattggcgagggcttggtgtcaacaatctcaacattcaactttaggtattcttaacctttgtttttattaatggttattttttatataactttgtaatatattaatttttttttattaaaataggaaattcgcaACATCGAACCGCCCTGTGGGAATCGGTTAGTAGAGtattccatgaagaaatgggaagggaggcttatcgtgaaaacgatagcttatcctcaaagtggagcgagataaacacccaacttacaaaatttagtggttttttaaataaagcaaaacaaaaccctaaaagtggtgaaaccgaagccgacattTTGACAAATGCAGTGGTCACATTCAAATCAAATGTGGGgaccgacttccgtttcatgcattgttgggagatttgtaagttccatccaaagtgggcgactatccccattggtagcgaaactaactcgtcttccaaaaggtcaagggcctcgtcccaagcctaatctgatgcacgagatcaagagtttgaggaccttttggatgattcgccaagcccaaaccgGCCCGAGTATGGAAAAAATGTCTCAAGAAGGCGTGCTCAAAAATCAAGATCTGGTACGGCATCGCCTTCAGCTGTGAGTTCtggctcgcgtaggggaatatacagcgagcagttggatgacatttcatgcaagttggatacattcaacgtattccgacaacaaagggccgaaatacgaaggagcaaagaagctagagatggCGCTAGTGATGCCCAGAAACAAAAACGggatgatttgaaatttctatccCAGCCCATTGATCACCTACAGGGTGACGAGTTACTACTAGTCTTGGcgttgagagaagagataaaaaaacaaatataaaagttaggattttttttttgtaattttctttatttaaaaatgttaaaaaaattaaatttgttgttttaaataatattcaaatagcccagcgggtcagcccagcgaagcccaACAAACCAACGCCctaaacccccgccccaccataccgtgttGAATGTGGGTTTAGCCCATGTCTACCACCCAAGCCACGTGTCAACTAATACCCTAACCCAAGCCCAACCCCTACCCCACCATACCCACAGTCTAAGGTTTAGGAAAATGACAAATCAATTTGGCCACGTGGATAAGTAGGTTAGATCGGTTGGTTTTAACAAGTTGGTGTGTTACTTGATGGTGTCTTTTTTCTAGTGATAGAAACTAGAAACTTCTTAATTCTCCATTACCTAAAATGAACCTAACTACCCCAATATGTTGACAGTTAGTTTTAATTGTATGAaccaaaattttgaaatttttacaaaacctttttttttgttgaaagttttgaaatcataaagacTGTCGATGACATATAtatagacctggcaaacgggtcgggtcgggtcatgggtcaaaacgggttcgggtcaaaacgggttcgggtcgaaacgggtcaattaaaaaatgggttgttttggttcgggtcgaaacgggttcgggtcgaaatgggttcgggtcgaaacgggttcgggttggaacgggttcgggtcagaaagggtttcgggtcgggtcgggtcgggttggttaaaaaatgtttttttttttaaataggtACCACACCTCTTCACTCATCTATTCCGTTACCTCGTGTATTTCATTCTCTAGTCCACTCCATCACCCCTTAAAAAGAGTTAAAAAGGTTTTGTCTCATCACCCCGCTAAACGTCGCCAAGATCGCAAAAAAGGTGTTGTTCATATCAATCTTTGTTTCTTCATTCTTCTGATTGGATGATGTTGAATGAATTAGTGATGATTCCAGTGCTAATTTGaacatattattatttttattattatgttaAATTTTGAAATGATGTAATTAGGATTTAGGATCCTGATCGTTGATTTATTAGTGTTTTTttgaaacggtactggtcgaaacggttcatCGAAACGGTTCCCGTcaaaacggtacggttcgaaacggtttgattcgaaacggtactggtcgaaacggttcgattcgaaatggtacgggtcgaaaccaAATGGAACTTGGTTACTTGGTTAGTGTTTAGTGATCTTAGGCTTTTTTGTTGTTCAATTTCTTTACAGATCTTATGATTATTTAATTTTAAGTGACTTAAATGAGACTTGGTTAGCGTTTAGTGATTATTTTTCTCAAGTCGCTTTAAACCAAATGGAACATATTATTTGGTGAATTCTTTTCCTCACTGTTATATCTCCTACTTACGTTAAAATATCATCACTAGATAGTAAGCCGGATTCATATATGTTGTATGCAGGTCATTTAActtaaaactttttataaaccGATTTGACAAAAATGGAACAATAATAAAACGATACggatcgaaacggtacgggtcgaaatggtacgggtcgaaacggtacaggtcgaaacggtacgcgtcgaaaaggttcgattcgaaacggtactggtcgaaacggtacgtacgaaacagttcgcgtcgaaacggtacatGTCGGAAACGGTacacgtcgaaacggttcgattcgaaacggtactggtcgaaacggtacgtacgaaacagttcgcgtcgaaacggttcgcatcaaaacggtactggtcgaaacggtacgggtcgaaacggtactggtcgaaacggtactggtcgaaacggtacgcgtcgaaacggtttgattcgaaacggtactggtcgaaacggtacgggtcgaaacggtacgcgtcgaaacggttcgtgtcgaaacggtacaggtcgaaacggttcgtgtcgaaacggtactggtcgaaacggtaagAAACTCGTCCCGACCCGAAACCTGCCCGTTTCTTTAAGACACTGacccacatcgacccatttcttcaatgttgtcgacccgctttgacccgaaaataacaagatggaatttcaagtgacccattgtgacccatttagttaaaataccttacccaaaccaacccatataattttaaaagtaACCCAAACTAACCCAATTGGaaggctttgggtcaagattgccccctctaCTGATATATAATATTgcatattacaaaaaaaaaaaaaataataataataataagaagatAAGGAAATAATAAGGCTGACCGATCGGTTTAGTTTACTCGGCTAGTTCTAAGTTTCAAATCATCTTCAACTGAATCACACAAATCTCAAACCGGCTGAACCAGCCAACGTGCTTTATTATTAGTGATAAAATAAACTTTACATAAAGTGTGCGAAGCAATTTAAACAAGTGAACATAACTAATCCACATCTATCTAACATAACGTCTTGCATGCATGGTGTAACTACTCGATATCTCAATGTGTTCTCTTGATTTTGACATCTTGATCACATGTTGGGAGTGAAAGCGTGAAAACCCCGACCATCTAATGTTACATATGTACCAAGTACAATGATAGAAATGAAACTACAACGAGACATGTCGATACATAAACTTGTAAAATGGCGTTCGATGTGTTTGTCTGCTTAGACCCTCCCGTTCGGCCATTTTTAATATGAGGAGCTATTAACGGGTCGGTTTGGGGTGTTTGCTGCTCCATGCTGCAATGCAAATCAACAAATAGAGATTTAGACAATGGATGAAATAGCTCATTAATGTATTGCTTTGGGTCAAATAGGTTAAAAATTGCTAGATGCAAGTCTAATTTTAATTTTAACTTAAATCCATTTTGACCCACTACTTAACATGGAAGTTGGAACCCACCCACCTTGCCACCTACAATAAGGGTGGTTTACAAAGCTCTCAGCTCATGGCTTGTTCGAAGCTCGCTTGAAATGAATTtaaattttgtatatatatatatatatatatatatatatatatatatatatatatatatatatatatactcaccaaccaatatcattccacacgaaaaagggcaattacaaagcaatggcaggtagtcgggcaacaagttgcgccgccaccccattttgaataaaaaaaccaattctactgaatacaaagtttgaaacctttagcgacgaagaattactattaacgactttttgaacccgattcaaaagtcgcacagcgtcaggagcgagaccaccaaaggtaaGCTCGACTCGTTGACTAGCTTATTCGGCTCATTAAATTGGCTCGTTGGCAGGCATGTTGGCTTGTTTTAATTTAAAGTCCAAATTTGTATTGCGTTTGTTTATAATATTGGAAACTATAAGGAcgtaaaaaaattttaaaaaaaagtccaaatttaaatatatattaattataacCCCGAGCATAACACAAAGTCTAATATTacataaatataatttattttgtttataaaatatatatcttaaaaatattaagtttgatttttatatatgtaaatacgtgtaaaactaaaaaaatactATTTTTAAATAAATGTGTTGGCTTGACGACCCACGAGTCTACTCGATCTCAACATTTCAACTTGCTAAAATAAAGGAGCCAGGCCGGCTTGACTCGTCTTGTAAACGAACCCTGCCTATAATGACCATGATTGCCCCTTGCATGTGAAAACATATATGTTTATCTGTGTGTGATGTATAGAACCTAcctgttattgttgttgttattgttattgggGCAAAAGATAATAACGTATTCATACGCGTTACAAGTGAATGTGCTCGTGCCATCATCAAACGCGTAGCTATAGGCTCGAGGACAAGCTCGTTTAAAGATACTAGAATAGTAAGACGGCTTGCATGTGTTCGGATTCGCATACTGCCCGCTACAACAATATTGATCAATTCCAAATGCACCACAAGCACTGTTGCAAGCAATAATTCCACctgcgccaccaccaccatcgccgccCACCACCTGTAGCTCTTTGGGGCACCCTGTAAACAAAATTTTACTTATCCAAATCGATCACCTATACATACGATTTAAAGACTCACCCATGTTAATGTCTGAAGCACATCCTGTCGCGTTACATCCACCCGATGTGGACCGTGGCACAACAATGAGTGGTAGATTGTAACCATCTACGAAACTAACATCATAATAATCCAAATTATTGTAGCCACCGAACGTTATCTCAAAGAGGGACGCAGGCGGCGTCGCACCCATGCCACTGCATTCCATCTTGCCACCACAATCTGCGGTTTCACATTTACCTACACCAACCGTCAAAAAAATAATAAGGGCAAACTTGATGCACGGGTTATGAAAACATACATAATAATTTAGATAAAGTGTCATAAAcagttttataaaagttatatcAACTGAACTGATTGGGCCTAGTGGCCCTGACCCTGACCTACACCAGATGGATCAAACGTGCAGCCGGTTCTAGCCCATACTCTCCCAGACCACTTTGGGGTTGTAGGGATTTGTGCGCTTTGGCCCGTATTCAGTTGAAAGCCTGACGTTGGAAGCGGGGTTGATCCTGCACCCGAAAGTGTAGCGGGCCATATTGTAAACGGACAGTTGTTCGTTATAGTGAACATGGAAGCCGAAGAACACGTGAATAACGACACCAAGTAGATTAAAATGGTGAATCTATAGGTTGATAATGATATTGAAAGCATGTTAAAGTACTGTTGAATATTGTTTGCTTGTTTTCTGTTAAAAAATGTGGCTTGGTTAATTCATATATTGGGCATGAAAGGCTTAAGGTTGCTTTGATATAAAGGGTCTATAATGGGTGGCCTTTGAAGTAAGTAATTCTTTTCTTTAAAAGATGCAATCAGAAGTTTAATTCTTGAAGGGTGTGTTTAATGGTGGGAAAATGTATTATATTGGTGAGTTGGGTTGGCTGAGTTGACTCAGTATCCTGGAGAGGGGTGTAGGTTGCATGAAGATGGCTGTGAAAAGGGCAATCTAAAGATTCCAAAATCCTATGTCTAGATCTAAAAAACACTATTTTGGGAGAAAAGCAAACAAAATTCCATcttataaatatattaagtcAAGGTAACCTAAAAAATAGTTTTAAGGAATGGTTTTATTCTTCGACTCATCCCATGAAGCCTTGGTATCATTAGCCTTTACGTACACATGCTAGGCTAGAAAATGGTGTTAAAAAAACGAATAAGTATGAGAATAATAAAAGATGAGCATCGTTCACTCGATCGACATGAACAGACTACTTCAACGGGTCAACTTGAAAAggattttgttggtgcactacatctgttgatttcgtcttagatcaagtcaaacattgtattgtatagattagggcgtgttttacgagaaaataggagaatatACATGTTGAGTGaacaggtttcgcttataaggtCATGGTATAAAGGTTTCGCTtgaatagacatgatggttccgCTTATATGTGCACAAGTGGTTCCGCTTGTGTGGACATGTATGTATAAGCAGAATCCTCACACCTATATATAGCTGTCTTATAAGCGAAACATAGAGGATTTGGACGGactccataccgaggtgctgccggtgtgacgtttgagctgtaatcattgttaaatcaataaaacagtagattaaagtgaagaacaagctatttctatctgtgtttcttgttattccgcacttgaaacatagaagaacgcctctgaacgactcgttcgggtcagatcacgatcctacaggaagtaacaatgcgataaagttaaccaatcaataatcaagctaatcgaatcatcaatcaaactcgatactcgaattatgcgaacttggtgttatattacgtgtgtgtgtgccttacgtgttacctgtgcgtgtttactttatgttatatgtggtgaccaatcgaatcaatcaaaatcgaaactcgaaactcaatcgaaatcgaaatcgaatatggaatgtagatgcttgtatgtagatatagtggttgggattaaaagtaatttgaataggaaactctatcgtactcatatcgtcttcaatcgaaatcgaaataccagaaatcgtcgcaccgtacactcgaaacaggctgtggatcgatcaggctcttagccgatcgaacagcccagccgatcggacagactgtccgatcgagcaggctgtccgatcgggatgcctggccgatcggccagccctttcctctttgggaagcctataaataggcctgtcattgtcattctttccacttttggaaaccctctgaccgaccagctcgtgctcccctacttttctcagatttcttccgatttcggtaagttttcatcctaaatcttgtactttcttgatcaatacacactcctacatctttctatctttcaaatcttgatttataattgcgaaatcatcaagatctaagcattctaggatgatgtcatcatggtgttcttcaagaacatcatgttatgacctcaatccaccaagaatcgcTTGGATCTAGccaatttccacataaacaaactaagatccatcacagatctaaacatttacatgatgtgaaggattgaaagaatgaatttcaactttctttcaactcttttacactcaatgctttcaaatcggtagaaacggagcttgagccaactcactaatcattctaatgtttgtgtggttcaagattcggattctatctacgaggttcaccgacttcgggttaaacgttaaattACCGTACCGAActgttcaccggccggacttgggtgattcctgtccgagcaggagaaacaaggaagaacgaaggttccatggttcagctcgttgtcaaaataccccgatataacgtcaaacaatcagaacagccaagtgttagacgaacaggccgaccaggtcaggatgctgaccgatcgaacaggctgttcgaacgaacagcccaaccgatcggacatgtcatccgatcgaccaggccagccgatcggctagcacatggccccacactttgacaatttcatgatgtatagtattgaacgaagtaatgttcgatcgaacgagctgttcgaaaacattactcatcggatcatgagatactatgcttcaacccttaatcgaatttcaactcgttcgacgtattggggtgccaccc comes from the Helianthus annuus cultivar XRQ/B chromosome 4, HanXRQr2.0-SUNRISE, whole genome shotgun sequence genome and includes:
- the LOC110884229 gene encoding pathogenesis-related thaumatin-like protein 3.5, producing the protein MLSISLSTYRFTILIYLVSLFTCSSASMFTITNNCPFTIWPATLSGAGSTPLPTSGFQLNTGQSAQIPTTPKWSGRVWARTGCTFDPSGVGKCETADCGGKMECSGMGATPPASLFEITFGGYNNLDYYDVSFVDGYNLPLIVVPRSTSGGCNATGCASDINMGCPKELQVVGGDGGGGAGGIIACNSACGAFGIDQYCCSGQYANPNTCKPSYYSSIFKRACPRAYSYAFDDGTSTFTCNAYEYVIIFCPNNNNNNNNSMEQQTPQTDPLIAPHIKNGRTGGSKQTNTSNAILQVYVSTCLVVVSFLSLYLVHM